A genomic window from Halorubrum lacusprofundi ATCC 49239 includes:
- a CDS encoding NUDIX hydrolase: METTRHFTATTYVVNDGATALHAHERLGIRLPPGGHVDRDELPHEAALREIREETGLEAELVATESSIEGPNTRGLPEPAHLMLHDINVHEDGSVGHQHVDHLYYARVDSREIAPSGADEVAADGWRWYTPRELAESDLQRDVIELGREAIAAVDEE; this comes from the coding sequence ATGGAGACCACTCGCCACTTCACGGCGACGACGTACGTCGTCAACGACGGCGCGACCGCGCTCCACGCGCACGAGCGGCTGGGGATCCGGCTTCCGCCGGGCGGGCACGTCGACCGCGACGAACTTCCTCACGAGGCCGCACTCCGAGAGATCCGCGAGGAGACGGGACTGGAGGCCGAACTCGTTGCGACCGAGTCGTCGATCGAGGGGCCGAACACGCGCGGGCTCCCGGAGCCGGCGCACCTCATGCTCCACGACATCAACGTCCACGAGGACGGGTCGGTCGGCCACCAGCACGTCGACCACCTCTACTACGCCCGGGTCGACTCTCGCGAAATCGCGCCGAGCGGCGCGGACGAGGTCGCCGCCGACGGCTGGCGCTGGTACACGCCGAGGGAACTGGCCGAGAGCGACCTCCAGCGGGACGTGATCGAACTCGGCCGCGAGGCGATCGCCGCGGTCGATGAGGAATAG